Proteins from a single region of Apium graveolens cultivar Ventura chromosome 7, ASM990537v1, whole genome shotgun sequence:
- the LOC141673121 gene encoding disease resistance protein RPP13-like: MVDAIVSFAIEKLGDFIAKEVNILVEVKDNVIWLKEELVYLQAVVRDAELRQEELIRKWVNDIRDVSSDALTILSDFNVLQEHAATKKGISDRVRACVCMCKKEVMLSDIGKEIESLKKRIVVIKDRRNEYRIDNILATPNKQQKERTLLRITAINNQVEVVGFEDEFKTLMAELDSEDHSIKVISIHGMGGLGKTSLATKLYNSSELRQFDTRAKVCVSNDYNIKDVLKRIIKSFMGLEHEQKLSTMDEYDLLQYLPNLLEVRGCYLALIDDIWDIKAWIQIKDAFPDQKNGSRIIITTRNKKVAEMADDKCFVHQLRFLTEDESWELFCKRAEPLTQNMEKLGKEMVGKCRGLPLAIVILSSLLLHNMTNDFWLKVKEHMWRHLKDDSFQIEEILSLSYFDLSPQMKDCFLYLARYPEDHKIDSKKLKLLWIAEEFISEAEEGGGVIMEDLAEDCLKELINRNLLQVNDLRWNEQVESCRVHDLVRDLAIKKAKEHKLLVVLDSGKHHPEVLIHLLEGQPRHVIYNEIGEYLKLVERRFDALRLRSLTLVRYFGAKIELKEMKLACSRFKNLKVLDMESVRSKRIPEEIGDLVHLNYLGLIGREENSKIAIDIPPGIGKLKKLQTLLGPWGTYYTVPTEICELHELRHLDIGTSGSLNLGNHLTKLQTLRSLCISDEEEKEEEEEEEEEGYSYTVANLASLVTVYLWGSRCGVIPTLKSFSSCNRLRSVELWGILKDQSELRHLSNSVTDLSLSYSKFTEDPMPTLGNLSNLTALQLAFDGYLNKMVCSENGFPSLQILRLDRFLNLEELEVGDGAFPSLKQFQIDYCPKLKKIPVQIAERLHSWVL; encoded by the coding sequence ATGGTTGATGCAATCGTATCTTTTGCTATCGAAAAGCTTGGTGATTTTATTGCAAAAGAGGTTAACATTCTAGTAGAAGTGAAAGATAATGTTATATGGCTCAAAGAAGAATTGGTGTACCTCCAAGCTGTAGTAAGAGATGCAGAATTAAGGCAGGAAGAGCTAATCCGAAAATGGGTGAACGACATCAGAGATGTTTCTAGTGATGCGTTAACCATCCTCAGCGATTTCAATGTTCTCCAAGAACATGCAGCTACCAAAAAAGGTATCTCGGATCGTGTTCGGGCCTGTGTTTGCATGTGCAAAAAAGAAGTTATGCTTTCTGatattggcaaggagattgagtCACTCAAGAAAAGGATCGTTGTGATCAAGGATAGGCGAAATGAGTACCGTATTGACAACATCTTAGCCACTCCAAACAAGCAGCAGAAAGAGAGAACATTGTTGAGAATAACTGCCATTAATAACCAGGTGGAAGTGGTTGGCTTCGAGGACGAATTTAAGACTTTGATGGCTGAACTTGATAGCGAGGATCACTCCATCAAAGTCATTTCAATTCACGGCATGGGGGGCTTGGGCAAAACTTCACTTGCCACCAAGTTGTACAACTCTAGCGAGTTGAGACAGTTTGACACTCGTGCTAAGGTTTGTGTGTCCAACGATTATAACATAAAAGATGTTCTAAAGAGAATAATAAAGTCTTTTATGGGACTTGAGCACGAACAAAAGTTGTCAACCATGGATGAGTATGATTTGCTGCAGTATTTGCCAAACTTACTTGAAGTTCGAGGCTGCTACTTGGCGTTGATTGATGATATATGGGACATCAAGGCATGGATCCAGATAAAAGATGCGTTTCCAGACCAGAAAAATGGTAGTAGAATCATCATAACCACCCGCAACAAAAAAGTTGCAGAGATGGCAGATGACAAATGTTTTGTCCATCAACTCCGTTTTCTAACAGAAGATGAGAGCTGGGAATTATTCTGTAAGAGAGCAGAACCATTAACTCAAAATATGGAGAAATTAGGAAAGGAGATGGTTGGTAAATGTCGAGGTTTACCGCTTGCAATTGTGATACTGAGCAGCCTATTATTGCACAACATGACCAATGATTTTTGGTTAAAGGTGAAGGAGCATATGTGGAGACACTTGAAGGATGACTCTTTCCAGATTGAAGAGATACTGAGCTTGAGTTATTTTGACTTGTCTCCCCAAATGAAAGACTGTTTTCTCTACCTTGCAAGGTACCCGGAAGACCATAAGATTGACTCAAAGAAGTTGAAGCTTCTATGGATTGCAGAGGAATTCATCTCAGAAGCCGAGGAAGGTGGAGGAGTAATCATGGAGGATTTGGCTGAAGATTGTTTGAAGGAGCTAATTAATCGCAATTTGCTTCAGGTTAATGACTTGCGATGGAACGAACAAGTTGAGAGTTGCCGGGTCCATGATCTTGTGCGTGATCTTGCCATAAAAAAAGCAAAGGAGCACAAGTTGTTGGTCGTTTTGGACTCAGGTAAACACCATCCAGAAGTACTCATCCATTTGTTAGAAGGACAACCCCGTCATGTCATTTACAATGAAATAGGTGAGTACTTGAAACTAGTTGAGCGTAGATTTGATGCTTTACGTTTGCGTTCATTGACACTAGTAAGGTATTTTGGTGCTAAAATTgaattaaaagaaatgaagttggCGTGTTCGAGATTCAAAAATCTTAAAGTCCTAGATATGGAAAGTGTGCGCTCTAAGAGGATACCTGAAGAAATAGGAGATTTAGTTCACTTAAACTATTTGGGCTTAATTGGTCGTGAGGAGAATTCTAAAATAGCTATAGATATTCCACCAGGTATCGGCAAGCTTAAAAAGCTACAAACTTTGTTGGGTCCGTGGGGTACATACTACACAGTTCCTACGGAGATATGTGAGCTTCATGAGTTGAGGCATCTAGACATTGGAACTAGTGGAAGTTTGAATCTAGGTAACCACCTAACAAAGTTACAAACTCTCCGGTCACTCTGTATATCTgatgaagaagaaaaagaagaagaagaagaagaagaagaagaaggatacAGTTATACGGTAGCCAATTTAGCAAGTCTCGTAACAGTCTACCTGTGGGGCTCTAGATGTGGTGTCATTCCAACACTGAAATCATTCTCGTCTTGCAATCGTCTCAGGAGCGTTGAATTATGGGGTATTCTAAAAGATCAATCGGAACTACGTCATCTGTCCAATTCAGTTACGGATTTAAGTCTAAGTTACAGTAAGTTTACAGAAGATCCAATGCCCACTCTGGGAAATTTGTCGAATCTCACCGCTCTTCAGTTGGCTTTTGATGGGTATTTAAACAAAATGGTATGCAGTGAGAATGGGTTTCCCAGTCTTCAAATTTTAAGATTAGATCGATTCCTCAATCTGGAAGAATTGGAAGTTGGGGACGGAGCTTTCCCTTCTCTCAAACAATTTCAAATAGATTATTGTCCAAAACTGAAGAAGATTCCTGTACAAATAGCGGAACGCCTACACTCCTGGGTTCTATGA